In the Channa argus isolate prfri chromosome 6, Channa argus male v1.0, whole genome shotgun sequence genome, ACAGTGCACCTGACGTGCATTGTTCTATGGCTCTTCTGTTTGGGTTTATCAATCCCCAATGTTGTGTTTCTTCGTGTGGACTTGGTGAATACATCTGCACCCTCCTGTTCCTTTTCCAATTATGAAATCCATGCAAGCAACTGGGTTCTGACTAAAAGACTCTTAgaccacatttgtttttttctacctCTGGCTGTCATGAGCTACTGCTACACAGCAGTGGTAGTTACTTTGTGCAAAAGTCAGAAAAGCCAAGCAAAGAAAGGGGCAATTCGACTGGCTTTACTTGTCACCGTCATCTTCTTTATCTGTTGGCTACCATATAATATTACCTTACTCATACAAACTTTGGAATACCTAGAAGTTTTCAGATCTGTGAGTTGTTATTCGTACATCCTACACCTTGAAACCCTTGGTGTGACAGAGATCCTGGGTTTTTCGCACTGTTGCCTTAACCCTTTCCTCTACGCTTTTGTTGGGGTGCGCTTTCGCAATGAGTTACTACAGTTACTTTGTAAATTGGGCTGCAGCCGTGTTTGCGTACCTTTTATCGAGCTTCAGAGTCACAGACGTGCATCCATTTCTGAAGGACTAACAACCATCAGCAGCAACATCTAGATTTGATAAACTCTTAAACACTGTGAGCTGTAGTAAAGATGCTTTTGTTCCCATGAAAAGTAttgaaacatttcattattaCATGTGCAAGTATTCTCATATAGAACTCAGTaatactgtatttgcatttaaaacatgttttattaaaccagtcaagaaaaaaaaaaaaaaatgtattgttg is a window encoding:
- the LOC137129499 gene encoding C-X-C chemokine receptor type 5 isoform X2, producing the protein MALDKVEDYDNYSIDYENETFCDREIMDMKNQKLILYSFIFVLGVAGNGLMITVLLRRLRFLRITEIYLLHLALADLMLLFTFPFDVVDCFSGWVFGGFLCKLVGLLRHLNVSCGSFLLACIGFDRYLAIVHAIPSMQSRRRRTVHLTCIVLWLFCLGLSIPNVVFLRVDLVNTSAPSCSFSNYEIHASNWVLTKRLLDHICFFLPLAVMSYCYTAVVVTLCKSQKSQAKKGAIRLALLVTVIFFICWLPYNITLLIQTLEYLEVFRSVSCYSYILHLETLGVTEILGFSHCCLNPFLYAFVGVRFRNELLQLLCKLGCSRVCVPFIELQSHRRASISEGLTTISSNI
- the LOC137129499 gene encoding C-X-C chemokine receptor type 5 isoform X1 gives rise to the protein MLADTAVEDYDNYSIDYENETFCDREIMDMKNQKLILYSFIFVLGVAGNGLMITVLLRRLRFLRITEIYLLHLALADLMLLFTFPFDVVDCFSGWVFGGFLCKLVGLLRHLNVSCGSFLLACIGFDRYLAIVHAIPSMQSRRRRTVHLTCIVLWLFCLGLSIPNVVFLRVDLVNTSAPSCSFSNYEIHASNWVLTKRLLDHICFFLPLAVMSYCYTAVVVTLCKSQKSQAKKGAIRLALLVTVIFFICWLPYNITLLIQTLEYLEVFRSVSCYSYILHLETLGVTEILGFSHCCLNPFLYAFVGVRFRNELLQLLCKLGCSRVCVPFIELQSHRRASISEGLTTISSNI